A genomic window from Vagococcus sp. CY52-2 includes:
- a CDS encoding aldose epimerase family protein, with amino-acid sequence MNYTIKHDKATNIHYVTVSVKDHTVTFVDFGARIQEWIIPDKQGKKENILLSPDTPQEILTDTAQFGALVGPVAGRIKNGIWNHKQFEKNNGNHHLHGGSNGWWHQFWLFDVEVVEESITVHFMLKDTLTDYPGPIYVKNSYKVTSDSIEMTTSVHSDSHTIINPTNHIYFNLNGQAKKDITNHMLQIHSDKYLETDHESIPTGKLLEVDNSGYDFRKPRLLSHALKELSHGLDDAFLLQDNQPQIILSEPSNGRNISISSDRQAVVIFSTTGFEMNQSVSGKKMCSELGIAIETQELPDIVNHPNLGNIDLEKQQIKTWKTTYAFSVI; translated from the coding sequence ATGAATTATACTATTAAACATGATAAAGCGACGAATATTCATTATGTCACAGTATCCGTAAAAGATCATACTGTAACGTTTGTTGACTTTGGAGCTCGAATTCAAGAATGGATTATTCCTGATAAACAAGGGAAAAAAGAAAATATCCTACTTTCTCCAGATACACCACAAGAAATACTAACTGACACAGCTCAATTTGGAGCACTTGTAGGACCTGTTGCCGGACGAATCAAAAATGGTATATGGAACCATAAACAGTTTGAAAAAAATAATGGAAATCATCATTTACACGGTGGGAGTAATGGTTGGTGGCATCAATTTTGGTTGTTTGATGTTGAAGTAGTAGAAGAGTCAATCACTGTTCATTTTATGTTAAAGGATACCTTAACTGACTATCCTGGACCAATTTATGTCAAAAATTCTTACAAAGTAACAAGTGATTCGATTGAAATGACAACAAGTGTTCATTCAGATAGTCATACTATTATTAATCCAACAAATCATATTTACTTTAATTTAAACGGTCAAGCAAAAAAAGATATTACAAACCATATGCTACAAATCCACTCAGATAAATACTTAGAAACTGACCATGAAAGTATCCCGACGGGAAAACTACTAGAGGTTGATAACAGTGGTTATGATTTTAGAAAACCACGCTTGTTAAGTCACGCTTTGAAAGAACTCTCACATGGTCTTGATGATGCCTTTTTATTACAAGATAATCAACCACAAATTATATTAAGTGAACCAAGTAACGGAAGAAACATTAGCATCTCCTCTGATCGTCAAGCAGTTGTTATTTTTTCCACAACAGGTTTTGAAATGAATCAATCTGTTTCTGGCAAAAAAATGTGTTCTGAATTAGGGATTGCCATTGAAACACAGGAGCTTCCAGATATCGTTAATCACCCAAACTTAGGAAACATTGATTTAGAAAAGCAACAAATTAAAACATGGAAAACAACATACGCGTTTTCTGTTATATAA
- a CDS encoding glycoside hydrolase family 1 protein, with amino-acid sequence MLTFPANFLWGSAASAPQTEGHSLGNGKSATTWDKWFELNPEKFHANEGPENTSNVYEEYINDIKRMKEIGLNSYRTSISWARLLPDGKKINQEAVEFYRDYFQTMLDEGIHPIVNLFHFDMPWWLMEKGGWETRESVEAFHFYAKTAFELFGDLVSDWVTFNEPLVHIECGYLYGYHYPAIVDFKKAIQVGFHTLMAHVYAVKAFRDNRNDGRIGIILNVTPTYAKSDRKQDQEAKRKADLLIIKSFLDPCVLGTIPAELSDLLLENDLTPDSLSDDKKMISLNLVDFIGINYYQPMRVQAPREIRHPAIFPTDFYEPYDWPDKRVNPYRGWEIYPEAMYDVAIMMKNDYGNIPWYVSENGMGVADEERFMDESGMIIDDYRIEFMKEHLEYLHRGIEEGSNCFGYHTWTFVDCWSWLNGYKNRYGFYRIDLENYYKRSLKKSGLWFKELSKSNGF; translated from the coding sequence ATGTTAACATTTCCAGCTAATTTTTTATGGGGGTCAGCAGCATCAGCACCTCAAACAGAAGGGCATTCATTAGGTAATGGAAAAAGTGCGACAACGTGGGATAAATGGTTTGAGTTAAATCCTGAGAAATTTCATGCAAATGAGGGACCAGAAAACACGTCTAATGTGTATGAGGAATACATTAATGATATTAAACGAATGAAAGAGATTGGATTAAATTCTTATCGTACCTCTATATCATGGGCAAGATTGTTACCGGATGGGAAAAAGATTAATCAAGAAGCTGTGGAGTTTTATCGAGATTACTTTCAAACGATGTTAGATGAAGGGATTCATCCAATCGTTAATTTGTTTCATTTTGATATGCCTTGGTGGCTAATGGAAAAAGGGGGTTGGGAGACAAGGGAATCAGTCGAAGCATTTCATTTTTATGCTAAAACAGCTTTTGAGTTATTTGGTGACTTGGTGAGTGATTGGGTAACATTCAATGAACCACTCGTTCATATTGAATGTGGGTATTTATATGGTTATCACTACCCAGCTATTGTTGATTTTAAAAAAGCGATTCAGGTTGGCTTTCATACACTGATGGCACATGTTTATGCAGTTAAAGCATTTCGAGATAATCGAAATGATGGCAGAATTGGTATTATATTAAACGTGACCCCTACATATGCTAAAAGTGATAGAAAACAAGATCAAGAAGCAAAAAGAAAAGCAGATTTATTAATAATAAAAAGTTTTTTAGATCCATGTGTATTAGGAACTATTCCGGCTGAATTAAGTGACTTATTATTAGAAAATGATTTAACTCCTGATAGTTTATCAGATGATAAAAAAATGATTTCTCTTAACCTTGTTGATTTTATCGGGATAAATTATTATCAACCAATGAGGGTTCAAGCCCCTAGAGAAATTCGACACCCAGCGATTTTCCCAACGGATTTTTATGAGCCATACGATTGGCCTGATAAGAGGGTTAACCCTTATCGTGGATGGGAAATTTATCCAGAAGCGATGTATGATGTGGCTATAATGATGAAAAACGATTATGGTAATATTCCGTGGTATGTATCAGAAAATGGAATGGGAGTCGCAGATGAAGAGCGTTTCATGGATGAATCTGGTATGATAATAGATGATTATCGAATTGAGTTTATGAAAGAGCATTTAGAATACCTACATCGAGGAATTGAAGAAGGTAGCAATTGTTTTGGTTACCATACATGGACATTTGTAGATTGTTGGTCATGGCTAAATGGTTATAAAAATCGTTATGGTTTTTATCGTATTGATTTAGAAAATTATTATAAACGTTCATTGAAGAAAAGTGGGTTATGGTTTAAAGAATTATCAAAAAGTAATGGATTTTGA
- the ahpF gene encoding alkyl hydroperoxide reductase subunit F — MLDNETKAQLKQYLELLESDIEFKASLDESEPSNKVREFLTSVCELSSRLTLVESSLNRTPSFEVNQPGQTSGVTFAGLPLGHEFPSFILALLQVSGRAPKVEESVIKTIKKIDQPLSFETFVSLTCHNCPDVVQALNIMSIVNPNISHTMIEGGMYQDEVDEKKVMAVPTVFLNGEEFSSGRMELSTILEKILGSVDISDIDQENPYDVLVIGGGPAGGAAAIYAARKGIRTGMVVDTFGGQVMDTLGIENVIGTPYIEGPQLMNQIEEHVNQYNVDIMKNQRATDIQKNEFVEVSLKSGAVIKTKSLVISTGARWRNINVPGEKEFKNKGIAYCPHCDGPLFAGKDIAVIGGGNSGIEAAIDLAGMGKHVYVLEFLPELKADKVLQDKLYSLSNVTVITNAATKSIEGSDSVEKLVYEDVNTKDQHELNVSGVFILIGLVPNTEWLPDTIDTTDRGEILVDSHGMTNVPGIFAAGDCTNSAYKQIIISMGSGATAALGAFDYLIRQ; from the coding sequence ATGTTAGATAATGAAACAAAAGCACAATTAAAACAGTATTTAGAATTACTTGAATCAGATATTGAGTTTAAAGCTAGTTTAGATGAGAGTGAGCCATCTAATAAAGTACGAGAATTTTTGACTAGTGTTTGTGAATTATCGTCACGTCTAACTCTTGTAGAGAGTAGTCTGAACAGAACACCAAGTTTTGAAGTCAACCAACCCGGTCAAACAAGTGGTGTGACGTTTGCAGGACTACCTTTAGGACATGAATTTCCTTCTTTTATATTGGCTTTATTACAAGTTAGTGGGCGAGCACCTAAAGTAGAAGAATCTGTCATTAAAACCATCAAAAAAATAGATCAACCATTATCATTTGAAACGTTTGTGAGCCTAACTTGCCATAATTGTCCAGATGTCGTTCAAGCACTAAATATCATGAGTATTGTTAATCCAAACATTTCTCACACGATGATTGAAGGCGGTATGTATCAAGACGAAGTTGATGAAAAAAAAGTCATGGCTGTGCCTACCGTTTTTCTAAATGGTGAAGAATTCTCAAGTGGACGTATGGAATTAAGTACTATTTTAGAAAAAATTCTTGGTAGTGTTGATATCAGTGATATCGATCAAGAAAATCCATATGATGTGCTTGTGATTGGTGGAGGACCTGCTGGTGGAGCTGCCGCCATTTATGCCGCAAGAAAAGGAATCCGTACTGGAATGGTAGTTGATACATTTGGTGGACAAGTGATGGATACGCTAGGCATTGAAAATGTCATCGGAACTCCTTATATAGAAGGTCCGCAGCTGATGAATCAGATAGAAGAGCATGTGAACCAATACAATGTTGATATTATGAAAAATCAACGAGCAACTGATATTCAAAAAAATGAGTTTGTCGAAGTGTCTCTGAAAAGTGGCGCAGTGATAAAAACAAAATCATTGGTTATCTCAACTGGTGCTAGATGGCGAAACATCAACGTACCTGGTGAAAAAGAATTTAAAAATAAAGGGATTGCCTATTGCCCTCATTGTGATGGACCGCTTTTTGCTGGAAAAGACATTGCAGTTATTGGTGGAGGAAATTCTGGTATTGAGGCTGCTATTGATTTAGCTGGTATGGGAAAACATGTTTATGTACTAGAATTTTTACCTGAATTAAAAGCCGATAAAGTGTTACAAGATAAGTTATATTCATTATCCAATGTTACGGTAATAACGAATGCGGCAACTAAATCAATTGAGGGTAGTGATAGTGTTGAAAAATTAGTTTATGAAGATGTTAATACGAAAGACCAACATGAATTAAATGTCAGTGGTGTGTTCATTTTGATTGGGTTAGTACCCAATACAGAATGGTTGCCAGACACAATTGATACAACAGATCGTGGTGAAATCTTAGTTGATAGCCATGGTATGACTAATGTTCCAGGCATTTTTGCTGCAGGAGATTGTACAAATAGTGCGTACAAACAAATTATTATCTCTATGGGAAGTGGTGCAACAGCTGCTTTAGGTGCGTTTGATTATTTAATTCGTCAATAA
- a CDS encoding ABC transporter permease/substrate binding protein: MNSILMNALPVADWVENITDWFTNTFSGLFALIETLGKQIMGGMTNLLMAIPPLIFIILMTALAFYISDKKKGLTVFTVLGLLFILNQGLWADLMNTVTLVLISSVLSIIIGVPLGILMAKSDKAQAILTPILDFMQTMPGFVYLIPAVAFFGIGMVPGVFASVIFALPPTVRFTNLGIRQVPEELVEAADSFGSTGKQKLFKLELPLAKSTILAGINQTTMLALSMVVIASMIGAPGLGRGVLSALQRAQVGNGFVNGLALVILAIIIDRFTQYVNKPRAKKTKATNPKQKKVTIIAAVAVLVAAIGSSMFLASNKSSDKKINLAYVEWDSEVASTHVLAEVLKRQGFDVETTPLDNAIMWESVATGKADASVSAWLPSTHKAQADQYKDKIDILGPNLEGAKVGLVVPSYMDVSSIEDLSNQANKTITGIEPGAGVVTAANNTIKAYPNLNDWKVETSSSGAMVVALDKAIKNKEPIIITGWTPHWMFSKYDLKYLEDPKEAMGAPEQINTFTRLGLKDDSPEAYKILKNFNWTTEDMGTVMLAINEGESPEVAAKEWVDNNQDKVESWLK, from the coding sequence ATGAATAGTATACTAATGAATGCTTTACCAGTTGCAGACTGGGTAGAAAATATCACAGATTGGTTTACAAATACCTTTTCAGGATTATTTGCTTTGATTGAAACTTTAGGGAAACAAATAATGGGGGGCATGACAAATTTATTAATGGCCATTCCACCACTGATTTTTATTATTTTAATGACTGCTCTAGCTTTCTATATTTCAGATAAGAAAAAAGGGCTAACTGTTTTTACAGTCCTTGGTCTATTGTTTATTTTAAACCAAGGTCTCTGGGCTGATTTAATGAATACAGTGACACTAGTTTTAATTTCAAGTGTTCTCTCTATTATTATTGGTGTGCCGCTTGGAATTTTAATGGCTAAAAGTGATAAAGCTCAAGCTATTTTAACTCCTATCTTAGATTTTATGCAGACAATGCCTGGTTTTGTTTACTTAATTCCAGCTGTTGCATTCTTTGGTATTGGGATGGTTCCAGGGGTTTTTGCGTCCGTTATTTTCGCATTACCACCTACTGTTCGTTTTACCAATTTAGGAATTCGCCAAGTCCCAGAAGAATTAGTTGAAGCGGCCGATTCATTTGGTAGTACAGGAAAGCAAAAATTATTTAAATTGGAATTACCTTTAGCAAAAAGTACTATCTTAGCTGGTATTAACCAAACAACAATGCTTGCCCTATCAATGGTAGTTATTGCATCAATGATTGGTGCTCCTGGTTTAGGTCGAGGTGTATTATCAGCCCTACAACGTGCACAAGTTGGTAATGGGTTTGTTAATGGATTAGCTTTAGTTATTTTAGCGATTATCATTGATCGATTCACACAGTATGTCAATAAACCACGTGCTAAAAAAACAAAAGCTACAAATCCTAAGCAGAAAAAAGTAACAATTATTGCAGCTGTTGCAGTTTTAGTTGCTGCCATTGGGTCATCTATGTTCCTAGCTTCAAATAAATCAAGTGATAAAAAAATTAACTTGGCTTATGTTGAATGGGATTCAGAAGTTGCTTCAACACATGTCTTAGCCGAAGTATTAAAACGTCAAGGGTTTGATGTTGAAACAACACCACTAGATAATGCTATTATGTGGGAATCTGTTGCAACAGGAAAAGCTGATGCTAGTGTGTCTGCTTGGTTGCCAAGTACTCACAAAGCTCAAGCTGATCAATATAAAGACAAAATTGATATTCTTGGTCCAAACTTAGAAGGAGCAAAAGTTGGTTTAGTTGTTCCTAGTTATATGGATGTTTCTTCTATTGAAGATTTATCAAACCAAGCTAATAAAACTATTACGGGTATTGAACCTGGCGCTGGAGTCGTAACAGCTGCTAATAATACAATTAAAGCTTATCCAAACTTAAATGATTGGAAAGTTGAAACATCTTCTTCTGGAGCAATGGTTGTTGCTCTTGATAAAGCGATAAAAAATAAAGAACCAATTATTATTACAGGTTGGACTCCTCATTGGATGTTTAGTAAATATGATTTAAAATATTTAGAAGATCCTAAAGAAGCGATGGGCGCTCCTGAACAAATTAACACATTTACTCGTTTAGGGTTGAAAGATGATTCGCCAGAAGCTTATAAAATCCTAAAAAACTTCAACTGGACAACCGAAGATATGGGAACAGTCATGTTAGCTATTAATGAAGGAGAAAGTCCTGAAGTAGCTGCAAAAGAATGGGTCGACAACAACCAAGATAAAGTTGAAAGTTGGTTAAAATAG
- a CDS encoding LysM peptidoglycan-binding domain-containing protein, translated as MKSLKTIIFGSTFALGLLFSTTVLADSVYTVKPGDTLSSISTEFFGSNNNIDQIAKDNNISNINLIHPGQELTIKTDGKATVAPAETTKETSQPAQEQQEVQQEVQQQASTSTSATTSSAKEWIAQKESGGDYNATNGYHIGRYQLDPSYLNGDYSPANQEKVADEYVAGRYGSWENAQAFWMNNGWY; from the coding sequence ATGAAATCACTAAAAACAATTATATTTGGTAGTACCTTTGCTTTAGGCTTATTATTCAGTACAACAGTACTCGCAGATTCTGTATACACAGTAAAACCGGGAGACACACTTTCATCAATTTCGACTGAATTCTTTGGTTCAAACAATAATATTGACCAAATTGCTAAAGATAATAATATCAGTAACATTAACTTGATTCACCCAGGTCAAGAGTTAACAATTAAAACAGATGGGAAAGCAACAGTTGCTCCTGCTGAAACAACTAAAGAAACAAGCCAACCAGCACAAGAACAACAAGAAGTTCAACAAGAGGTTCAACAACAAGCATCTACATCTACTTCTGCTACAACATCTAGCGCAAAAGAATGGATCGCTCAAAAAGAATCTGGTGGAGACTATAACGCAACAAATGGTTACCATATTGGACGATATCAATTAGACCCAAGTTACTTAAACGGTGACTACTCTCCAGCAAATCAAGAAAAAGTAGCAGATGAATATGTTGCTGGCCGTTATGGCTCATGGGAAAATGCTCAAGCATTTTGGATGAACAATGGTTGGTACTAA
- the ahpC gene encoding alkyl hydroperoxide reductase subunit C produces the protein MSLIGKEVEEFKAQAYHKGEFVSVSNEDFKGQWSILCFYPADFTFVCPTELEDLQDQYATLKSLGVEVYSCSTDTHFTHKAWHDTSDAIGKIEYIMIGDPSHVISRQFDVLDEAAGAAQRGTFIIDPDGVVQTIEINADGIGREASVLVDKIRAAQYVRENPGEVCPAKWKENGETLKPSFDLVGKI, from the coding sequence ATGTCATTAATTGGAAAAGAAGTTGAAGAGTTTAAAGCACAAGCTTACCATAAAGGAGAATTTGTTTCTGTTTCTAATGAGGATTTTAAAGGACAATGGAGTATTCTGTGTTTTTATCCAGCTGATTTCACATTTGTTTGTCCTACAGAACTTGAAGATTTACAAGACCAATACGCAACGTTAAAAAGTTTAGGGGTAGAGGTTTATTCTTGTTCAACAGACACACACTTTACGCACAAAGCATGGCATGATACATCTGATGCGATTGGTAAAATTGAATATATTATGATAGGAGACCCCTCACATGTTATTTCACGTCAATTTGATGTACTAGATGAAGCAGCAGGGGCCGCACAACGTGGTACATTTATTATTGATCCTGATGGTGTGGTTCAAACCATTGAAATCAATGCTGATGGTATTGGACGTGAAGCAAGTGTTTTAGTTGATAAAATTCGTGCAGCACAATATGTACGTGAAAATCCAGGGGAAGTTTGTCCTGCTAAATGGAAAGAAAATGGTGAAACATTAAAACCAAGTTTTGATTTAGTTGGAAAAATATAA
- a CDS encoding ROK family protein → MTNLAVFDIGGTAVKCGLWENNQLSYQSKFITSKTLDDLVMDMKKVINHYPVDIEGIAISAPGAVNASTRKIEGISAVKYLHNCSIFDIFEKAFRLPVRIENDANCAGIAEMSLGVGKNIENALFVVLGTGVGGAIFINGSLYKGTHLFGGEFGLMKNHTNQILSETGTIVRVAEAYYKKTGEKVDGKQLFELAKKKDSLVLALLDTMYENIAQILYDLQVAIDPEMIIIGGGISERKEMIDELEKRLYHKLASVHLPNIMPQIAACQFRNDANLIGAATNYLNTI, encoded by the coding sequence ATGACAAATTTAGCTGTATTTGATATAGGAGGCACTGCTGTAAAATGTGGATTATGGGAAAATAATCAATTATCTTACCAATCTAAATTTATAACATCTAAAACATTGGATGATTTAGTAATGGATATGAAAAAAGTAATAAATCACTATCCTGTTGATATAGAAGGAATTGCTATTAGTGCACCCGGTGCTGTCAATGCCAGTACAAGAAAGATTGAAGGGATTAGTGCAGTGAAATACCTACATAATTGTTCTATTTTTGATATTTTTGAGAAGGCATTTCGTCTACCTGTTAGAATTGAAAACGATGCAAATTGTGCAGGCATCGCAGAAATGAGTTTAGGTGTAGGAAAAAATATAGAGAATGCTTTATTTGTTGTTTTGGGAACAGGCGTAGGTGGAGCTATATTTATCAATGGCTCGTTGTATAAAGGAACCCATTTATTTGGTGGAGAATTCGGATTGATGAAAAATCATACTAATCAGATATTAAGTGAAACAGGCACAATAGTCCGAGTAGCAGAAGCTTACTATAAAAAAACTGGTGAAAAAGTGGATGGAAAACAATTATTTGAATTAGCAAAGAAGAAAGACTCATTAGTCTTAGCATTATTAGACACTATGTATGAAAATATTGCACAAATACTTTATGATTTACAGGTTGCAATTGATCCAGAAATGATTATTATAGGCGGTGGTATTTCAGAACGTAAAGAAATGATTGATGAACTTGAAAAACGGTTGTATCATAAGCTAGCAAGTGTTCATTTACCAAATATTATGCCGCAAATAGCAGCTTGTCAATTTAGAAATGACGCCAATTTAATTGGCGCTGCGACAAATTATCTAAACACTATATAA
- a CDS encoding PadR family transcriptional regulator, with product MKQTQLLKGILEGCVLSILKDETTYGYELVQKLIQFGFADLSAGTVYPLLQKLEKQHMISGELRASPDGPNRKYYSLTEEGIDRLEEFDDQWEKLSDIVNVILKRG from the coding sequence ATGAAACAAACTCAATTATTAAAAGGGATTCTTGAAGGGTGTGTACTATCTATCTTAAAAGATGAGACAACATATGGTTATGAATTAGTTCAAAAATTAATTCAGTTTGGGTTCGCCGATTTAAGTGCGGGGACAGTGTATCCTTTATTACAAAAATTGGAAAAGCAACATATGATTTCTGGTGAACTAAGAGCCTCGCCAGATGGCCCAAATCGTAAGTATTACTCGCTCACAGAAGAGGGAATAGACCGTTTGGAAGAGTTTGATGATCAATGGGAAAAACTCAGTGACATTGTGAATGTCATATTAAAAAGGGGATAA
- a CDS encoding DUF1129 family protein, which translates to MIEEMIEKNNELRDKLTPENKKYYEKILLYTRFKGLFGDDEIIETALLNILYDLLDAQESGISAEDYFGKEPKSYLDELFKEMPQVPLRKKLSIFYMVFGISSGFSLFSTLTQRNPSINILTILLNGVLSMLLVFSVFKYLEKMTFKVSKQSKILEYIGAFVIGGLLTVGYIGSVMIGNRFLSIPLPLYLSIFVIVIAMIVVSYVIIRRKNKPYYSYLVFGWGITFFTTISRLPQTQKWFESEPVMIGSIIVILLGSFLTARFSQKSILEEDK; encoded by the coding sequence ATGATAGAGGAAATGATTGAAAAAAATAATGAGTTAAGAGATAAATTAACACCAGAGAATAAAAAATATTATGAGAAAATATTACTATATACACGATTTAAAGGATTGTTTGGCGATGATGAGATTATTGAAACGGCATTATTAAATATCTTATATGATTTACTTGATGCACAAGAATCAGGTATTTCAGCTGAAGATTATTTCGGTAAAGAACCGAAAAGTTATTTAGATGAGTTGTTCAAAGAGATGCCACAAGTTCCTTTAAGAAAAAAATTATCCATATTTTATATGGTGTTTGGAATTAGCTCAGGATTTTCTTTATTTAGTACACTCACACAAAGAAATCCTTCAATAAATATTTTGACCATTTTATTAAATGGAGTACTTAGCATGTTGTTAGTATTTAGTGTGTTTAAATATTTAGAAAAAATGACGTTTAAAGTCAGTAAGCAATCAAAAATTCTAGAATATATAGGTGCTTTCGTTATTGGCGGATTGTTAACAGTGGGCTACATTGGTTCGGTTATGATAGGAAATAGGTTTTTATCTATTCCGCTTCCTTTATACCTGTCAATTTTTGTTATAGTTATTGCAATGATAGTTGTTTCGTATGTTATTATCAGAAGAAAAAATAAACCCTATTATAGTTACCTAGTCTTTGGTTGGGGAATTACTTTTTTTACTACAATAAGTAGATTGCCACAGACACAAAAATGGTTTGAATCAGAGCCTGTCATGATAGGAAGTATCATAGTGATATTATTAGGTAGTTTTTTAACTGCAAGATTTTCTCAAAAATCTATTTTAGAAGAAGACAAATAA
- a CDS encoding FAD-dependent oxidoreductase produces the protein MKVVVIGCTHAGTSAVKSILKESPEAEVIVYERNDNVSFLSCGIALYVGGVVKNAQDLFYSNPEELASLGATVNMEHNVTSIDTELKQVTAVNLKTNETSITSYDKLVMTTGSWPIVPPIPGIEANNILLCKNYNQANKIIDSAKDAKRIVVVGGGYIGIELVEAFVESGKNVTLIDGLDRILNKYLDKPFTDKLEQELLNQGVTLALGENVAHFESDEHSNVKKVHTASKSFEADMVILCVGFKPSTELLGDKVDKLPNGAIKVNEYMQTSQPDIFAAGDSAIVHYNPTQSDNYIPLATNAVRQGLLVGKNIKKPTLAYRGTQGTSGLYLFGWKIGSTGLTIENALAQGINADMAYLEDNYRPEFMPTTEKVMMQLVFDKDTKRILGGQLMSKYDITQSANTLSLAIQNKMTVEDLALSDFFFQPHFDRPWNYLNLLAQAAMD, from the coding sequence ATGAAAGTTGTTGTTATAGGATGTACTCATGCAGGGACATCTGCGGTAAAAAGTATTTTAAAAGAATCACCAGAAGCTGAAGTGATTGTCTATGAAAGAAACGATAATGTGTCGTTCCTATCATGTGGAATCGCGCTCTACGTTGGTGGCGTTGTCAAAAACGCGCAAGACTTATTCTACTCAAATCCTGAGGAGCTAGCTTCTCTAGGTGCTACAGTAAACATGGAGCATAATGTGACATCCATCGATACTGAACTTAAACAAGTGACAGCTGTCAACTTGAAAACAAATGAAACAAGCATTACGTCATATGATAAATTAGTGATGACAACAGGATCATGGCCTATTGTTCCTCCTATTCCAGGAATTGAAGCCAATAACATTTTATTATGTAAAAATTATAATCAAGCAAATAAAATCATCGACTCTGCTAAAGATGCCAAAAGAATCGTTGTGGTTGGTGGTGGATATATTGGGATTGAGTTAGTTGAAGCGTTTGTCGAGTCAGGTAAAAACGTAACCTTAATCGATGGTCTTGACCGTATATTAAATAAATATTTAGACAAACCATTTACAGATAAACTAGAACAAGAGTTATTGAACCAAGGAGTCACACTAGCTTTAGGAGAAAATGTGGCACACTTTGAATCCGATGAGCACTCTAATGTGAAAAAAGTACATACGGCTTCTAAATCATTTGAAGCTGACATGGTGATTCTGTGTGTTGGATTTAAACCTTCGACAGAATTATTAGGTGACAAAGTGGATAAATTACCTAATGGTGCGATTAAAGTGAATGAGTATATGCAAACAAGTCAACCTGATATTTTTGCTGCAGGCGATAGTGCAATTGTTCACTATAACCCAACACAATCAGATAACTATATTCCTTTAGCAACAAACGCCGTTAGACAAGGCTTATTAGTTGGAAAAAATATTAAAAAACCAACTCTAGCTTATCGTGGGACTCAAGGAACGTCTGGATTATACTTATTTGGTTGGAAAATAGGATCAACCGGTTTAACCATAGAAAATGCATTAGCTCAAGGAATTAATGCTGATATGGCATATTTAGAAGATAACTACCGTCCAGAATTTATGCCTACAACGGAAAAAGTTATGATGCAATTGGTTTTTGACAAGGATACAAAACGCATATTAGGCGGTCAATTAATGTCGAAATATGATATCACTCAGTCAGCAAATACATTGTCTTTAGCCATTCAAAATAAAATGACTGTTGAAGATTTAGCTCTATCCGACTTCTTCTTCCAACCTCATTTTGATCGTCCGTGGAACTATTTAAATTTATTAGCACAAGCAGCAATGGATTAA